The Quercus robur chromosome 7, dhQueRobu3.1, whole genome shotgun sequence genome has a segment encoding these proteins:
- the LOC126691041 gene encoding putative F-box/kelch-repeat protein At4g22430, translating to MSLSKSSTDLSLLPLRKRRKENPTQSSEPLYELINKLPDALLSEIFYRLPCRSAFQFKSVSKRWFSLISDPYFVRGFIHHRHQFSESNSSDSNSDPFTLVLQNCFSSTKNFLDLLVFPSDNSGDCVVGDDVLNFLPCIKRGVRKDYHYIIRASFNDLLLLYREVQQDSILNFEPGFCEYCICNPLTKQWITLPHLPLPIYSNLDDVIVGFICDPYSCDNEQECKTHAHYRYKVVRFHPPTHPNTKLHMHIFSSDTGEWCNSVVSLPPRGLTRCSYISKEAGVVACNGMMHLANYTYEELQLQGIVVFDPFNDAERCGYIETPISFPYNGYWSVSLCVFRGHLRIIHQYSPSRYMNQFLTGDKFSIWELEDYDNGGRWCLKHEVYIADMVLKYPNLANLASLSPMVLLPAFHPNDDKIFFFNFRNYILMWDLQTMVLKVAIELENTKENIVDNSKSLVLRRQQHLVDKAKSVFLLQQQSWPTPVPPLPLKFE from the coding sequence ATGTCTCTTTCAAAGTCAAGCACAGACCTTTCTTTGCTCCCACTtcgcaaaagaagaaaagaaaatccgACCCAATCATCGGAACCATTATATGAATTGATCAACAAACTACCTGATGCTCTGTTGTCCGAGATTTTTTATCGACTCCCTTGTCGATCTGCTTTCCAATTCAAATCCGTCTCAAAGCGCTGGTTTTCTCTTATTTCCGATCCTTACTTTGTTCGCGGCTTCATTCACCACCGCCATCAATTCAGTGAATCAAATTCATCAGACTCGAACTCAGACCCTTTTACTCTTGTGTTACAGAATTGTTTTAGTTCGACTAAGAATTTCCTGGACCTCCTGGTTTTTCCATCCGATAATTCTGGGGACTGTGTCGTCGGTGATGATGTTCTCAACTTTCTTCCCTGTATCAAACGAGGAGTAAGGAAAGATTATCACTATATAATCAGAGCATCGTTCAACGACTTATTGTTACTATACAGAGAAGTTCAGCAAGactctattttaaattttgagccAGGTTTTTGTGAGTATTGCATCTGCAATCCGCTTACAAAGCAATGGATCACGCTCCCTCACCTTCCCCTTCCCATCTACAGTAACTTGGACGACGTTATAGTTGGCTTTATATGCGATCCATATAGTTGTGATAACGAGCAGGAATGTAAAACCCATGCACATTACAGATATAAGGTGGTACGCTTTCATCCTCCCACTCACCCCAATACCAAATTACATATGCACATTTTTTCTTCCGACACTGGTGAATGGTGCAACTCAGTTGTTTCTTTGCCACCACGGGGATTGACACGGTGCAGTTACATATCTAAGGAAGCTGGTGTTGTTGCATGCAATGGGATGATGCATTTGGCGAATTATACATATGAAGAACTCCAACTCCAAGGCATTGTTGTGTTCGATCCATTCAACGATGCAGAACGATGCGGTTATATTGAAACACCCATCAGCTTTCCGTATAATGGATACTGGTCAGTCTCTCTTTGTGTGTTTCGAGGGCATCTTCGGATAATCCATCAATATTCTCCATCGAGATACATGAACCAATTTCTAACTGGTGACAAATTTTCTATTTGGGAACTGGAGGATTATGATAATGGAGGTAGATGGTGCCTGAAACACGAAGTTTATATTGCGGACATGGTTTTAAAATATCCCAATCTTGCGAATTTAGCGTCTTTATCACCGATGGTGCTGTTGCCAGCTTTCCACCCAAATGAtgataaaattttcttcttcaatttccgCAATTACATTCTTATGTGGGACCTGCAAACGATGGTATTGAAAGTTGCCATCGAACTAGAAAATACGAAGGAAAACATAGTTGACAACTCAAAATCTCTCGTCCTAAGGCGGCAACAACACTTAGTTGACAAAGCAAAATCTGTCTTCCTACTTCAGCAACAATCATGGCCAACACCAGTTCCTCCCCTCCCATTGAAGTTTGAATAG